The sequence GCGGTTCTGATTCTTGGCGCCAGACTGATGGCCCGCATGGAGGGAAAACTGGGCTGGCTCAACCTGGGCAAGGCGCTTCTTGTCGGCCTGGTGCCGGCGGCTCTGGTCGTCAAGCAGCCGGATCTTGGTTCGGCTTTGAACATCCTGCTCATTTTGGGGGGCATGGTTCTCTTCAAAGGCGTCACCGGTTCCGTGTTCAGGGTTTTGGTCATCGTGTTGCCGGTCATGGTCCCATTCGGCTGGTTTTTTCTGCACGACTACCAAAAGCAGCGCATTATGACTTTTCTTGACCCGGGAAACGATCCGCTAGGGGCCGGGTACCATATCATTCAGTCCCAGATCGCAATCGGTTCGGGGGGCTTCTGGGGCAAGGGCTTCCTGGAAGGCACCCAGAGTCAGCTGCGGTTCCTGCCGGAAAAGCATACGGATTTTGCCTTCGCCGTGTTCGGCGAAGAGTGGGGGTTCTTCGGGGCCATGATCCTGCTCATCACTTTCTGCGCATTTCTCTACCAGATTTACATTGTGACCATGGAAGCAAAGGATGACTTCGGAAGCTACCTCGCTGCGGGGGTCTTCTTTTATTTCTTTTGGCAAATTCTCATCAATATCGGCATGGTGCTCGGCATAATGCCTGTCGTCGGGATTCCGTTGCCCTTCATCAGCTATGGCGGCAGCGCGTCCGTGGTCAATTTTTGCATGATCGGGCTCGTCCTGAACGTGGCCATGCGCCGTTTCGTTTTCAAGAAAGGTTGATTCTTTTTATTCGCGGTTTTCGCGGGTCTGAATTTTATTCGGTTGCGCATGCGTAAGAAGGCGTGGTTGCGGCGTGCGCGGCCGCCCATTTTTCTTCGAACAGAAAAGCGCGAGCTAGACACGTGAAATTCCGAACAAACTACGAAAACCCATGCCATGCCAATCATTTTGATGATGCTTTGTCCAAAAAGATTTTGACACGAAAATGGGAATCAGATAGAGGCCCTGTGACTTTGAACAAAAATTCACAACCTATTTAGGGGGCGGCATGATTGATCTAGATTACACTTTTTTTGTTCAGCTCGTGAACTTTATGGTCATCCTGACGGTCTTGAATTTGATCCTGTACCGTCCCATCCGGGGGATCATCAAGAAACGGGCCGAGGTCATGAGCCAAAAGCTGGGAACCATCGAGGATTTCGCTGCCAAGGCGGAAGCCAAACTTGAGAGCTACAAGGTCGCATTGAGTGGAGCCCGGGTCGAGGCTCAGCAGTTGCGTGTGACCTTGAAGGCCGAAGGTGTCGCGGTCGAGTCTTCCGTTTTGGCCGAAGCCGGTGCCGAGGCCGCCGAAAAGGTCGCCGCCGCCCGAAAGGAGATCGACGGTCAGAAGCAGACAGCCCTCAAGGCTCTGCGCGGAGAAGTCTCCACCTATGCCAAGAATGTCGCCGACAAGGTGCTGAGCAAGGCATAACGGACCGGGGATTTTTCTTGTGTGTCATAGATTTACTTTTTCATATAAGGAGGGCGGAATTTTGAAAAAGTTCAAGACTGTCGGATTGGTGACGGCAGCACTGGTTCTCTGCGCGGCGATAGCTTTCGCCAGCGACGGAGAGGGTGGAGGGCACAACAAGCTGCTCGACCTTCTCTTTCGCGTAATCAATTTCGGCATTGTCGCGTTCTTGGTCTATAAGTTCGCGGGCAAGCGCATCGCGGACATGTTGTCCGGGCGCAGCAAGCAGATCGAGACGGACCTTGCCGATCTCGACGAGCGCAAGGAAGATGCCGAGAAGCGTCTGCTCGAAGTTGAAGCGAGTATCGCCAATCTTGAGGCCGAAAAAGCCAAGATTCTGGAAGACGCGAAGGCTCAGGGCGAAGCCATGCGTCAGGCGATTGTCGACAAGGCGGAGGTCCAGGCTGCGCAGATCAGAGCCCAGGCTGAAGTTTCGGCGGCCCAGGAAGCAAAGTTGGCCATTGACGCCATCCGCGAAGAACTGGCCGAAAAGATTACCGCTGCTGCTGAAGATCTTGTCAAGAAGCAGCTCAAGAAGAAAGATCACGAAGATTTGGTCAACGAATATCTTAAAAAGGTGGTGCTCAATTGACTGGGAATATCGTAGCAAGACGGTATGCCAAGGCGTTGTTCGCCGTTGCGCAGGCGCAGTCCGATAAGGGCTCGATGGCGCAATACGGTGCCGACTTGGCAAGGCTGGCTGGACTCCTGGAGAATGCGCCTGAGCTCACGAAGATCTTCCGCAACCCAATTTTTGGCGTGGAAGAAAAGAGAGGGGTAATCAATAAAATTCTGGAAAAGGTCGCACCTTGCGCCATGGTCCGGAATTTTTGTCTGCTTCTGGCGGACAAGAACAGATTGTCTTTTCTCCCCGAGATCAACGCATCTTATGGTACGCTTTTGGATTCAGCCCAGGGTGTTCTTCGCGGCAAGCTGGTGACGGCTGTAAAGCTCTCCGACGTTGTGCAGAAGAACGTTGTCGATAAATTGCAAAAAGAGTCGGGCCAGACGGTGGTCCTTGATTACGAAGTGGATCAGGAGATTATTGGCGGGCTTATGCTCAAGATCGGGGACAAGATCCTGGACGCCAGTATTCGCGCTCAGCTGCAAATTTTGAAAGAAAATATCAAAAGGGGTGAGTAGAGGCTATGCAGATCAAAGCAGAAGAAATTAGCCAGATCATCGAAGGCCAGATCAAGAATTACGAGAAAAAGGTCGAGATGAGCGAGACTGGCGTGGTCCTGTCGGTAGGTGACGGTATCGCCCGCGTTTACGGCTGCGAAAACGCGATGGCCATGGAACTCCTCGAGTTCCCCGGTAACGTCATGGGAATGGTCCTTAACCTTGAAGAAGATTCCGTTGGTGTCGCCCTTCTCGGTGAGACCGAGCACATCAAGGAAGGCGACATCGTCAAACGTACGGGCCGGATTTTCCAGGTTCCCGTCGGCGACGCGGTCATGGGCCGTGTCATCGACCCCTTGGGCAATCCCATCGACGGTCTCGGACCGATCCAGACGGATCTGTTCCGTAACGTTGAAATCAAGGCTCCCGGCATCATCGCCCGTAAGTCGGTACATGAGCCGATGTACACCGGTCTGAAGGCCATCGACGCGATGACGCCCATCGGCCGCGGACAGCGCGAACTCATCATTGGCGACCGTCAGGTCGGCAAGACCGCTGTCGGCGTCGACGCCATCATCGCCCAGAAGAACAGCGACATCCATTGTTTCTACGTCGCCATCGGCCAGAAGCGTTCCACCGTTGCCCAGGTTGTTGAGGCCCTTCGTCAGAACGGCGCTCTGGAATACACGACCGTCATCTCCTCCACCGCCTCCGAGCCGGCGCCGCTGCAGTTCATCGCTGCCTACTGCGGATGCACCATGGCGGAGTTCTACCGTGACAACGGCAAGCACGCCCTGATTGTTTATGACGATCTGTCCAAGCAGGCTGTGGCCTACCGCCAGATGTCCCTGTTGCTGCGCCGCCCTCCGGGACGCGAAGCTTTCCCCGGCGACGTTTTCTACCTCCACTCCCGCCTGCTGGAGCGCTCCTGCAAGGTCAACGACAAGCTGGGCGCCGGTTCCCTGACCGCCCTGCCGGTCATCGAGACCCAGGCCGGCGACGTGTCCGCGTACATCCCGACCAACGTTATCTCCATCACCGACGGCCAGGTCTATCTTGAGCCCAACCTGTTCATGGCCGGCATCCGTCCCGCCATCAACGTTGGTCTGTCCGTATCCCGAGTCGGCGGCGCGGCCCAGATCAAGGCCATGAAGAAGGTTGCCGGTACGCTGCGTCTCGACCTTGCCCAGTATCGCGAACTGGCCGCTTTTGCGCAGTTCGGTTCCGACCTGGACAAGGCCACCAAGACCAAGCTGACCCGAGGCGAGCGCCTGGTCGAACTGCTCAAGCAGCCCCAGTACAAGCCTATGGTCGTCGAAGAGCAGGTTTCCGTTCTTTACGCAGGCACCCGCGGATTCCTTGATGACGTAGCCGTTACTGACGCCATCCGCTTCGGTGAAGAACTGGTTGAGTTCATGCGCAATCAGAAATCCGACATCCTGGCTGAAATCGTTCAGACCAAGGATCTTGGCAGTGAAACCGAAAAGAAACTGGCTGATGCGATCAATGAGTTCAAAGCCGGTTTTAAAGCCTAGGATCGTTTAAGGAGTCTTAAATGGCATCACTCAGGGACATTCAGAATAAAATCGTCGGTGTAAAGAAGACCAAGCAGATTACGAAAGCGATGAACATGGTCGCTTCCGCAAAGCTGCGCGGTGCTCAGGGTCGCATCGAGCGCTTTCGTCCCTATGCTGATAAGTTCAATGACATTCTTATCGATCTGGCTTCCCGCGCCGACGCCAGCGCGCATCCCTTGCTTGAAAAGCGCGAGGTCATTCAGAACATCGGAATTGTACTGGTGACATCGGACAAAGGGTTGTGCGGCAGTTTCAACGCGAACTTGTGCAACGCCGCCAACAGGCTGGCCAAGCAGAAGGAAGCAGAAGGCAAGACGGTCAAGTTTATCTGCATTGGAAAGAAAGGCAGAGACTTCATCCGCAAGACGAAATTCGAGATTACTACCGCTTACGCTGAAAACATGACACACTTTGATTTTCAGTTGGCAAGCGAAACAGGAAATCTCGTCATTGACGGATATCTCTCTGGGCAATTTGACGAGGTGCACATTGTTTACGGAAAATTCGTAAACATCGCCAGGCAGGAAGCGACATCGTCGCAGATTCTCCCCGCCGAAACGCCCGAAGTGGAGGCCCCGGCCGGCGCTTCGAGCGAATACATCTTCGAGCCGTCAGTGGAAGGTCTTTTGGCCGAGCTGCTGCCCAGGTATGTGAAGGTTCAGATGTACCGCGGCCTGCTCGACACGTCGGCCAGTGAGCACGCAGCTCGCATGTCGGCCATGGATAACGCGACAAAGAACTGCGACGAAATGGTCGGCAGCCTGACTAAAGTCTACAACAAGGCGCGCCAGTCAAGTATCACCACCCAATTAATGGACATCGTAGGCGGTGCCGAGGCACTGAAAGGATAAGGGGGCATAACGCATGAGTGCTGTTAATACCGGTAAAATAGTGCAGGTCATTGGACCTGTTGTTGACTTGGAGTTTGCCGAAGGCAACCTTCCAAGTATTTTGAACGCTGTTCTCATTACGAACCCGACCATTGATGCCGAAGAAGACAACCTGGTTGTTGAAGTCGCGCAGCATCTTGGCAACAGCGTTGTCCGCTGCATCGCCATGGACAACACTGACGGCTTGGTTCGCGGCCAGATCGGCAAGGACACGGGCAAGCCTATCCAGGTACCCGTCGGCAAGGCTTCCCTGGGACGAATTCTGAACGTCGTAGGCCGCCCCGTGGATGAAAAGGGTCCCATCTCCTCCGAGAAGATGTACCCCATCCATCGCCCTGCTCCCGGATTCACCGAACAGTCGACCAAGATTGAAGTGCTGGAGACCGGCGTCAAGGTTATCGACCTGCTCGTACCTTTCCCCAAGGGCGGAAAGATGGGCATGTTCGGTGGTGCGGGCGTTGGCAAGACCGTTATTCTCATGGAAATGATCAACAACATCGCCAAGAACCACGGTGGTATTTCCGTGTTCGCGGGTGTTGGCGAGCGCACACGTGAAGGTAACGACCTTTATCATGAAATGATCGAAGCCGGGGTTCTGGATAAAGCCTGCCTCGTCTACGGTCAGATGAACGAACCTCCGGGAGCCCGTTCCCGCGTTGCGCTGACCGCTCTGGCTGCCGCGGAATACTTCCGTGACGAAGAAAACCAGGACGTGCTGCTCTTCGTAGACAACATCTTCCGTTTCACCCAGGCCGGCTCGGAAGTCTCCGCGCTTCTTGGCCGCATGCCTTCCGCGGTTGGTTACCAGCCGACGCTGGGTACCGACCTTGGTGAGCTGCAGGAACGTATTACTTCCACCAAAACGGGTTCCATCACCTCGGTTCAGGCCGTTTACGTCCCTGCCGATGACTTGACCGACCCCGCTCCTGCAACAACCTTCTCGCATCTTGACGGAACCATCGTTCTTTCCCGTCAGATCGCAGAGCTTGGTATTTACCCTGCAGTGGATCCTCTTGACTCCACTTCGCGCATTCTGGATCCCAACGTCATCGGCATGGACCACTACATGACTGCCCGTGCTGTGCAGCGTCTGCTTCAGAAGTACAAGGATCTGCAGGATATCATCGCGATTCTGGGTATGGACGAACTGTCTGATGAAGATAAGCTGTCCGTTTCCAGAGCACGCAAGATTCAGCGATTCCTGTCCCAGCCTTTCTTCGTTGCAGCCCAGTTTACCGGCAAGGAAGGCCGCTATGTGAAGCTCGAAGAGACCATCAAGAGCTTCAAGGAAATCATTGAAGGCAAGCACGATTCCGTTCCGGAGTCCTGCTTCTACATGGTAGGCGGACTTGAAGAGGCATTGGAAAACGCCAAGAAACAGTAATTCTTGCTCTGGGGTATTGATATGGCTAAAACAATTACGCTTGAAATAGTGACACCAGACAAGATGGTGCTCAAGGAAGAGGTCGATTATGTCGGCGCTCCCGGCATCAATGGCGAATTCGGTGTCCTGCCCAATCATATCCCGTTTCTCTCTGCACTTGGTATCGGGAGCCTTTACTACAAACTCAACGGCAAGAAATACTTTGTTTTTGTTGCCGGCGGTTTTGCTGAAGTCTCCCCTGCAAAGGTGACGGTTCTTGCCGAAGTAGCGGAAAGAGCTGAAGACATCGATCTGGAAAGAGCTCGCAGAGCTCAGGACAGAGCCGAGCAGCGCACCAAACAGCAACAGGAGAAATTGGATCACGCAGCCGTGCAGGCTGCATTGGCCAGAGCACTTCATCGCATGAAATGCCGACAGAATGCTGTAAGTGAAGGCACTTGCCGCATGTAATGACCGCAGATTCAGTTATTATGAAAAGCAGGCTCCCCGGAGCCTGCTTTTTTTTTGAGCATTGAATCTTGAGAATAATATAATATCTCGATATCAAATATTAAGATTTTTGCGTGGTCGAAGAAATTGGCACTCGCATTGTTTTAATGAGCCGTCTCCTTGGCCGACAGGCTGGAAAATTGGGTGAGCCTTATTGTGCGGGAAGGAGCTGAAATCATCTTTTTTGAGGATAATCATGAAGCCAGAATTAGGATATGTTATCTTGGCAGCCGGAAAAGGCACGCGCATGCACTCTGATTCACCGAAAGTTTTGCATCAGGTTTTGGGAAAGCCCCTGCTTGGCTATGTTTACGACGCGCTGACGCATGTCCCGCCAACCCAGGTCTGGACCGTGATCGGCTTTCAGGCTGAAAAGGTGCAAGACTGCTTTTTGGGTCAGCAGGGGCAGTTTGTCCTTCAGGACGAGCAGCTTGGCACAGGTCATGCCGTGATGCTCGCCTGGCCGCATGTTGCCGCGAGTGGGATTTCCCATCTTTGCGTGCTGAACGGTGATACTCCGCATGTACCAACAGAAGCCATTTCTAATTTAGTCGATTTATGCGCGGCCCAAAACGCGGGCATGGGCATGCTGACGTTGCATCTTGAGAATCCTTTTGGCTACGGACGGGTCATCCGCAACGCAGACAACTGCGTAGAGCGGGTCGTGGAAGAAAAGGATTTCGTTGCAGCTGACCATGGCGGTGAGGTCTGCGAGGTCAATTCCGGGGTGTATGTGTTCGATGTGACGCGCTGCGGGCCGCTATTCGAGAAGATGGACCGCAATAACGCCCAGCAGGAATATTATCTCACACAGATGATCGCCATCTGCGCTGCCGAGGGATTGCCTGTGGTTGGATTGCCTTTTGCCGGCTCGGAGCTGTTGCGGGGCATCAATTCGCCGCGAGAGTTGGTTCGGTTTGAAGAATCGCTGCGCTTGCAGATCGTGGACAATTTGCTGGATTCCGGTGTCATCCTGCGCAACAGCGAGTCGATATACATCGGGCCCGACGTTGCCGTCGCTCCCGGCGCTGAAATAATGGGACCGTGCGAAATATACGGATGCTCGCGAATTGAGCGCGGGGCGTCCATCTCTTCGCATTGCTGGATCAAGGATTCTGTTCTTGGTCCTTGCCAAGTGAAATCCTTTTCTCATATTGAAGGTTCTCACATCCGGGCCGGAGCCAGCGTAGGTCCGTACGGACGGATACGACCCGGGTCCGATATCGGGGAAGATGCGCGCGTGGGCAACTTCGTCGAGGTCAAGAAATCCGTGCTGCATGCCGGTGCCAAGGCGGGCCATCTTTCCTATCTGGGCGATAGCGACATTGGTCCCGGAGTGAATATCGGCGCAGGAACCATCACCTGCAATTATGACGGGGCCAGGAAGCACCGCACGGAAATTCATGAGAACGCCTTTATCGGCAGCAACACGGCACTGGTCGCTCCCGTGGTCGTGGGTGCGGGCGCTCTTGTCGCCGCCGGTTCAGTGGTTACTAGAAATGTTCCTGATGGTGCCCTGTGCGTGGCCAGGGCCAGACAGTCGAATTTGGATCGCAAGAAAAAATCACCTCAATCCTAGGATAACTTATGGATATTCTTAATCAGCTGACAGAAAAAATAACGCTCCTGCTGGAGCGCCAGGAAGCATTGAAACTAGAGAATATGCAATTAAAGGAGTCTCTTGAGCAGGAACGCCAGACCAAGGAAGCCGTTCTGTCCAGGGTGGAAAATATCTTGAACAGCCTGCAAGAGGTTGATAGAAACTAACTAATGCCAGGATACAATTTGACAGTGCTCGGCCTCGATCTTTCCTTCGCGGCCGATGTCTCGCCCGAGCGGATTCACAAAGCTGTTGACCTGGTTCATCAGCGCTACAAGGATCTCGAAGGGCGGGTCAGTCACATGAGCAAGGAGCGGCTTTTGACATACCTGGCGTTGAGTCTGGCCGACGATTATTTACATGATCAAGGGAAGATGTCGCAACTGGAAGGCACGTTGCAACAGCTTCTTACGAAGATAGATAGTCCTGAAGAATAGTGAACAAGTACCCTGGAGGGTCAGTGATTGGTGATGCGTTTTTGAGCCAATAAAGCGTACTAAGGGTAGCTTACAACGGTCTTGTGTGCACGCTTCGGACAACCGGAGAAGCCTGATGGACTGTAGCCAACCCCCTCTTAACTTAAGAGGTTCAAAATGATTCCCAACACTGCCTTCCGGGGCTTTTAACTGGTTCGCCCCTTCCAAAAGCCAGTCTCTCATACCCTCCTTGCCGATCGTAATTAAGCGCTCGCGCTGTTGTCTCGTCGGTCCGATTTAAGGACAGGGACGACATATCATGGTCGTTGCGCAGCCATCTTAAATATATTGTGCCAAGGAGTTTCCATGACCAGCCAAATCATAATCACCGCTTTTATTTGCACCGGAATTGGTGCGGTTGCGGGTTTTTTGTTCAAGAAATACATCACCGATCAAGAGAATGACGACGCGCGCAAATTGTCCGAGCGGATTCTGGATGAAGCCAAGAAGGATGCGCAGGCGCACAAGAAAGAGGTTTTGCTCCAGGCTCAGGACGAGGTTTTCGCCCTGAAGAAGGAAGTCGAACAGGATGCTAAGGACCGAGAGCGCGAGCTGAAAAAGAACGAGGCCAGGTTGCAGGCCAAGGAAGAGCGTCTGGAAAAGAAGGTGGAATCTCTGGCTCTGAAGGAAAGCGAGCTGGTCAGCCTGGAGAAGAAGGTTGCCAAGCAGGAGCGCGCCGTCGAGGAGAAGGAGGAGGGGTTGCAGGAATTGATCGCCGCCCAGCAGACCCGCCTGGAGGAAATTTCAGGTTTGACCGGTGAAGAGGCCCGCGCCCGCCTCATGCAGGAAATTGAGAGCAAGGCACGCCATGAGGCGGCCAAGATGGTGCGGGTGATCGAGGTCGAAGCGCAGGAGACCGCGCACCGCAAGGCGCAGATGATCATTGCTAGCGCGGTCCAGCGTTACGCTGGCGATTATGTCTCCGAACATACGGTCAGCTCCGTGGAGCTGCCCAGCGAAGACATGAAGGGGCGCATTATCGGTCGCGAAGGCCGCAACATCCGGGCCATCGAAGCGGCCACGGGTGTTGATCTGATCATCGACGACACGCCGGAAACGGTCATTTTGTCCGCATACAACCCGCTGCGCCGCGAGGTGGCCAAGAGGTCGCTCGAAAGACTGATCAGCGATGGCCGCATTCATCCCGCGCGTATCGAGGATATCGTCAAGAAGGTTGAAAAGGAGATGGATGTCCAGATCCGCGAGATTGGCGAGCAGGCCACTTTCGATCTCGGCGTGCACGGCATTCATCCCGAGATAGTGAGGCTGCTGGGCCAGTTGCGTTTCCGCACGAGTTTCACCCAGAATGTTCTGCAGCATTCCCTTGAGGTGGCTTTTTTGTGCGGAATCATGGCCGCCGAGCTTGGGCTGGACATTAAGAAGGCCAAGCGGGCCGGGTTGCTGCACGACCTGGGCAAGGCCGTGGACCACGAAGTCGAGGGTCCGCACGCGCTGATCGGCGCTGATCTGGCCAAGAAATACAATGAGTCCGCCGAAATCGTGCACGCCATCGCCGCGCATCACGAGGATGTCCCGCCTAAGTCCGTTTATGCCGTGTTGGTCCAGGCCGCGGACAGTCTCTCCGGAGCCCGCCCCGGCGCGCGCAAGGAGCTTCTTGAGAGCTATGTGAAGCGTCTGGAGGAACTCGAAGGGATTGCCACCGGATTTGCCGGCGTCAGCAGAGCCTTTGCCATTCAGGCCGGCAGGGAAGTTCGGGTCATGGTGGACTGCGAGGCGGTCAACGACGACCAGATTTACATGCTGAGCAAGGACATCGCCAAGCAGATCGAAGAGAAAATGACCTATCCGGGTCAAATCCGGGTTACGGTCATCCGCGAGAAGAGGGCAGTGGGCATTGCTAAATAGTTCCCGAATGCGACTTCTTTTCCTTGGCGACATCGTAGGTAACAGTGGGCGGCAGATGGTGAAAGACCATCTGCCGCGTTTGCGTCGGGAATTGGAGCTGGACGTGGTTCTGGCCAACGGCGAGAACGCTTCCGGCGGGCTTGGACTCTCGGCCAAAAGCGCGCAGGAGCTGCACCGCTGCGGGGTGGATGTCCTGACCACCGGAAACCATGTCTGGAAGTTTCCCGACATCCGCCCGGCATTGCACAATGAACCATGGCTGCTGCGTCCGGCCAACTACCCTGCGTCAGCGCCTGGCCGTGGAGCCGGCGTTTACGAATTGGGCGAGAATCTGCCGCCGCTCATGGTCGTCAATCTGCAAGGGCGGACTTTCATGGAAGCCATCGACTGCCCCTTCACGGTTGCCGAGAACCTGGTGGCCCAGGCTCCGCCAGAGGCTGTGATTGTGATCGACATGCACGCCGAAGCCACCTCGGAAAAGCGCGCTTTGGCCCATATGCTGCGCGGACGCGTGCAGGCGGTGCTTGGCACGCATACCCATGTCCAGACCAACGACGCGTATATCTTCGACGGAATCACAGGCTACATTTCCGATTTGGGGATGTGCGGGCCGGAAGATTCCTGCCTGGGCATGGACAGCGACATAATTTTACGCAGATTCAGGACAGGACTGCCCCAGCGTTTTGAGCTGGCCAAAGGGCCGTGCATGCTCAACGGGGCGCTTATGGAAGTGGTTGACGGTCAATGCCGCGAGATCACGGCATGGCAATACAGGGCATCTTAAAGAACAGGAACCGCCATGACAGATATGGAATTGGCTCGGCAGCTGGAGCAGATCCGGCGCGGGAGCGTTGAGATCATCAACGAAGAGGAATTGGTCGCAAAACTGCGCAGGGGCGTTCCGCTGCGGATCAAGGCCGGGTTTGATCCCACGGCCCCGGACCTGCATCTCGGGCATACGGTGCTGATCCAGAAGCTCAAGCATTTTCAGGAGCTTGGGCATCAGGTTATTTTTCTGATCGGTGATTTCACCGGCATGATCGGTGACCCCTCCGGCAAGTCCGAAACACGCAAGAAATTGACCCGCGAAGA is a genomic window of Desulfomicrobium baculatum DSM 4028 containing:
- the rny gene encoding ribonuclease Y, yielding MTSQIIITAFICTGIGAVAGFLFKKYITDQENDDARKLSERILDEAKKDAQAHKKEVLLQAQDEVFALKKEVEQDAKDRERELKKNEARLQAKEERLEKKVESLALKESELVSLEKKVAKQERAVEEKEEGLQELIAAQQTRLEEISGLTGEEARARLMQEIESKARHEAAKMVRVIEVEAQETAHRKAQMIIASAVQRYAGDYVSEHTVSSVELPSEDMKGRIIGREGRNIRAIEAATGVDLIIDDTPETVILSAYNPLRREVAKRSLERLISDGRIHPARIEDIVKKVEKEMDVQIREIGEQATFDLGVHGIHPEIVRLLGQLRFRTSFTQNVLQHSLEVAFLCGIMAAELGLDIKKAKRAGLLHDLGKAVDHEVEGPHALIGADLAKKYNESAEIVHAIAAHHEDVPPKSVYAVLVQAADSLSGARPGARKELLESYVKRLEELEGIATGFAGVSRAFAIQAGREVRVMVDCEAVNDDQIYMLSKDIAKQIEEKMTYPGQIRVTVIREKRAVGIAK
- a CDS encoding TIGR00282 family metallophosphoesterase, whose translation is MRLLFLGDIVGNSGRQMVKDHLPRLRRELELDVVLANGENASGGLGLSAKSAQELHRCGVDVLTTGNHVWKFPDIRPALHNEPWLLRPANYPASAPGRGAGVYELGENLPPLMVVNLQGRTFMEAIDCPFTVAENLVAQAPPEAVIVIDMHAEATSEKRALAHMLRGRVQAVLGTHTHVQTNDAYIFDGITGYISDLGMCGPEDSCLGMDSDIILRRFRTGLPQRFELAKGPCMLNGALMEVVDGQCREITAWQYRAS